A region of Streptomyces paludis DNA encodes the following proteins:
- a CDS encoding proline dehydrogenase family protein: MLGPVILAASRSDAMRRAVSAAPVTRPVVDRFIAGESIEQMTPVLAELAGRGLQVTLDVLGEDITDPAEARAARDAYLRLIEALAPLELGPRAEMSVKLSSFGQALPGGHDLALANVTAVVEAAAAIGTTVTLDAEDHTTLDSMLAIHAELRVRFPETGAVVQSYLFRTEEDCRALADAGSRVRLVKGAYKEPGSVAYLDKAEVDRAYVRCLRILMDGAGYPMVGTHDPRLVAIAQDLAHRAGRKLDEYEFQMLYGIREAEQVRLAAEGHRMRVYVAYGTDWYGYFMRRLAERPANLAFFLRSLVSRG; this comes from the coding sequence GTGCTGGGTCCCGTGATCCTTGCCGCGTCGCGGAGCGACGCCATGCGGCGTGCCGTCTCGGCCGCCCCGGTGACCCGGCCCGTGGTGGACCGGTTCATCGCCGGTGAGTCCATCGAGCAGATGACCCCCGTCCTCGCGGAGCTGGCCGGCCGCGGGTTGCAGGTCACCCTCGACGTCCTCGGCGAGGACATCACCGATCCGGCCGAGGCACGCGCCGCCCGGGACGCGTATCTGCGGCTCATCGAGGCGCTCGCCCCGCTGGAGCTGGGCCCCCGCGCCGAGATGTCGGTGAAGCTCTCCTCCTTCGGCCAGGCGCTGCCCGGCGGCCACGACCTCGCGCTGGCCAATGTCACCGCCGTCGTCGAGGCCGCCGCCGCGATCGGCACCACGGTCACCCTCGACGCCGAGGACCACACCACCCTCGACTCGATGCTCGCCATCCACGCCGAACTGCGCGTCCGCTTCCCGGAGACCGGCGCGGTCGTCCAGTCGTACCTCTTCCGTACGGAAGAGGACTGCCGCGCCCTCGCCGACGCCGGATCGCGCGTCCGTCTCGTCAAGGGCGCCTACAAGGAGCCCGGCTCGGTCGCGTACCTCGACAAGGCCGAGGTCGACCGCGCGTACGTCCGCTGCCTGCGGATCCTGATGGACGGCGCCGGCTACCCGATGGTCGGCACCCACGACCCGCGCCTCGTCGCGATCGCCCAGGACCTCGCGCACCGCGCCGGGCGCAAGCTCGACGAGTACGAGTTCCAGATGCTGTACGGCATCCGCGAGGCCGAGCAGGTCCGGCTCGCCGCCGAGGGACACCGGATGCGGGTCTATGTCGCGTACGGCACCGACTGGTACGGATATTTCATGCGCCGCCTCGCCGAGCGCCCCGCCAACCTCGCGTTCTTCCTGCGCTCGCTCGTCAGCCGCGGCTGA
- the pruA gene encoding L-glutamate gamma-semialdehyde dehydrogenase encodes MDAVTQVPAPVNEPVHGYAPGSAERARLEVKLKELAENPVDLPMTIGGEKRMGGGARVDVVQPHNHGAVLGTFAGATEQDARDAVDAALAAAPAWRAMAFDDRAAIILRAAELLSGPWRETLAAATMLGQSKTVQQAEIDTPCELVDFWRFNVKYARDLLAEQPPANSPGVWNRLDHRPLEGFVYAITPFNFTAIAGNLPTAPALMGNVVVWKPSPTQTLSAVLLMRVLEEAGLPKGVINLVTGDGIAVSEVALNHPELAGIHFTGSTRTFQHLWKTVGANIEKYRSYPRIVGETGGKDFVVAHPSADRAILKTALTRGSFEYQGQKCSASSRAYIPASIWHDGFAEEFAAEVDGIAMGDVTDLSNFIGAVIDERAFAKNKAAIDRAAADPACTVVAGGTYDDSVGYFVRPTVILCTDPESEVFTDEYFGPILAVHVYEDDAYDAMLAQMESVSAYALTGAVIANDRAAAAATMEKLRYAAGNFYINDKSTGAVVGQQPFGGGRASGTNDKAGAPQNLTRWTLTRAIKETLVPPTDYRYPHMG; translated from the coding sequence ATGGACGCAGTGACCCAGGTTCCCGCGCCGGTCAACGAGCCGGTGCACGGCTACGCCCCCGGCTCCGCCGAGCGCGCCCGCCTGGAGGTCAAGCTCAAGGAGCTGGCCGAGAACCCCGTCGACCTGCCGATGACCATCGGCGGCGAGAAGCGGATGGGCGGCGGCGCGCGCGTCGATGTCGTCCAGCCGCACAACCACGGCGCCGTGCTGGGCACCTTCGCGGGCGCCACCGAGCAGGACGCGCGGGACGCCGTCGACGCCGCGCTGGCCGCCGCCCCCGCCTGGCGCGCGATGGCCTTCGACGACCGCGCCGCGATCATCCTGCGCGCCGCCGAACTGCTCTCCGGGCCCTGGCGCGAGACGCTGGCCGCCGCGACCATGCTCGGCCAGTCCAAGACCGTCCAGCAGGCCGAGATCGACACCCCGTGCGAACTCGTCGACTTCTGGCGCTTCAACGTCAAGTACGCCCGCGACCTGCTGGCCGAGCAGCCGCCGGCCAACTCGCCCGGCGTGTGGAACCGGCTCGACCACCGGCCGCTCGAAGGCTTCGTCTACGCGATCACCCCGTTCAACTTCACGGCGATCGCGGGCAATCTGCCCACCGCGCCCGCGCTCATGGGCAATGTGGTCGTGTGGAAGCCGTCCCCGACGCAGACCCTCTCCGCCGTCCTGCTGATGCGGGTGCTGGAGGAGGCCGGACTGCCCAAGGGCGTCATCAACCTGGTGACGGGCGACGGCATCGCCGTCTCCGAGGTGGCCCTGAACCACCCCGAGCTGGCGGGCATCCACTTCACCGGCTCGACCCGGACCTTCCAGCACCTGTGGAAGACCGTCGGCGCCAACATCGAGAAGTACCGCTCCTACCCGCGCATCGTCGGCGAGACGGGCGGCAAGGACTTTGTCGTCGCCCACCCGAGCGCCGACCGCGCCATCCTCAAGACCGCGCTGACCAGGGGCTCCTTCGAGTACCAGGGCCAGAAGTGCTCGGCCTCCTCGCGCGCGTACATCCCCGCGTCGATCTGGCACGACGGCTTCGCGGAGGAGTTCGCGGCCGAGGTCGACGGGATCGCCATGGGTGATGTCACCGATCTGTCGAACTTCATCGGGGCGGTCATCGACGAGCGCGCCTTCGCCAAGAACAAGGCCGCGATCGACCGCGCCGCCGCCGACCCGGCCTGCACCGTCGTCGCGGGCGGCACGTACGACGACTCCGTCGGCTACTTCGTCCGCCCGACCGTGATCCTCTGCACGGACCCGGAGAGCGAGGTCTTCACGGACGAGTACTTCGGCCCGATCCTCGCCGTGCATGTGTACGAGGACGACGCGTACGACGCGATGCTGGCCCAGATGGAGTCCGTCTCGGCGTACGCCCTGACCGGCGCCGTCATCGCGAACGACCGCGCCGCCGCCGCCGCGACGATGGAGAAGCTCCGCTACGCGGCCGGCAACTTCTACATCAACGACAAGTCGACCGGCGCGGTCGTCGGCCAGCAGCCCTTCGGCGGCGGGCGCGCCTCCGGCACCAACGACAAGGCGGGCGCCCCGCAGAATCTGACGCGCTGGACGCTGACCCGCGCCATCAAGGAGACGCTGGTCCCGCCGACGGACTACCGCTACCCCCACATGGGCTGA
- the cimA gene encoding citramalate synthase: MTTESPETDSGFHVFDTTLRDGAQREGINLTVADKLAIARYLDDFGVGFIEGGWPGANPRDTEFFARAQQEIDFRHAQLVAFGSTRRAGGSAAEDPQVAALVASGAPVVTLVAKSHDRHVELALRTTLEENLEMVRDTVSHLREQGRRVFVDCEHFFDGYRANPEYAKAVVRTATDAGAEVVILCDTNGGMLPAQIQAVVSTVLADTGARLGIHAQDDTGCAVANTLAAVDAGATHVQCTANGYGERVGNANLFPVVAALELKYDKRVLPAGALAEMTRISHAIAEIVNLAPSTHQPYVGVSAFAHKGGLHASAIKVDPDLYQHIDPARVGNSMRMLVSDMAGRASIELKGKELGIDLGDDRDLVGRVVARVKERELRGYTYEAADASFELMLREEVEGRARGYFRTESWRAIVEDRPDGSHANEATVKLWAKGERIVATAEGNGPVNALDKAMRVGLERIYPQLAKLELVDYKVRILEGRHGTESTTRVLVTTSDGTGEWSTVGVAENVIAASWQALEDAYTYGLLRAGVEPAV; encoded by the coding sequence ATGACCACAGAGTCCCCGGAGACCGACAGCGGTTTTCATGTCTTCGACACGACGCTGCGCGACGGCGCGCAGCGCGAAGGCATCAACCTCACGGTCGCCGACAAGCTGGCCATCGCCCGGTACCTGGACGACTTCGGCGTGGGCTTCATCGAGGGCGGCTGGCCGGGCGCCAACCCGCGGGACACGGAGTTCTTCGCGCGGGCCCAGCAGGAGATCGACTTCCGGCACGCCCAGCTCGTGGCCTTCGGCTCCACCCGTCGGGCGGGCGGGAGCGCCGCCGAGGACCCGCAGGTCGCGGCGCTGGTCGCGTCGGGCGCCCCGGTGGTCACCCTGGTCGCCAAGTCCCATGACCGCCATGTCGAGCTGGCCCTGCGCACCACCCTCGAAGAGAACCTGGAGATGGTCCGCGACACCGTCTCCCACCTGCGCGAACAGGGCCGCCGCGTATTCGTCGACTGTGAGCACTTCTTCGACGGCTACCGCGCCAACCCGGAGTACGCCAAGGCCGTCGTCCGGACCGCCACCGACGCCGGCGCCGAGGTCGTCATCCTCTGCGACACCAACGGCGGCATGCTCCCCGCGCAGATCCAGGCCGTCGTCTCCACCGTCCTCGCGGACACCGGCGCCCGGCTCGGGATCCACGCGCAGGACGACACCGGCTGCGCCGTCGCCAACACGCTCGCGGCCGTCGACGCCGGCGCCACCCATGTCCAGTGCACGGCCAACGGATACGGCGAGCGCGTCGGCAACGCCAATCTCTTCCCCGTCGTCGCCGCCCTGGAGCTGAAGTACGACAAACGCGTCCTGCCGGCCGGCGCGCTCGCGGAGATGACCCGGATCTCGCACGCCATCGCCGAGATCGTCAACCTCGCGCCCTCCACCCACCAGCCGTACGTGGGGGTCTCCGCCTTCGCCCACAAGGGCGGGCTGCACGCCTCCGCGATCAAGGTCGACCCCGATCTCTACCAGCACATCGACCCCGCCCGGGTCGGCAACAGCATGCGGATGCTCGTCTCCGACATGGCGGGCCGCGCCTCCATCGAGCTGAAGGGCAAGGAGCTGGGCATCGACCTCGGTGACGACCGCGATCTGGTCGGCCGGGTCGTCGCCCGGGTCAAGGAGCGTGAGCTGCGGGGATACACGTACGAGGCGGCCGACGCCTCCTTCGAGCTGATGCTCCGCGAGGAGGTCGAGGGCCGGGCGCGCGGCTACTTCCGTACGGAGTCCTGGCGCGCGATCGTCGAGGACCGGCCGGACGGCTCGCACGCCAACGAGGCCACGGTGAAGCTGTGGGCCAAGGGCGAGCGCATCGTCGCCACCGCCGAGGGGAACGGCCCGGTCAACGCCCTGGACAAGGCCATGCGGGTCGGTCTGGAGCGGATCTACCCGCAGCTCGCCAAACTGGAGCTGGTGGACTACAAGGTCCGCATCCTCGAAGGCAGGCACGGTACGGAGTCCACCACCCGGGTGCTGGTCACCACGAGCGACGGCACCGGGGAGTGGTCCACGGTCGGGGTCGCCGAGAACGTGATCGCGGCGTCCTGGCAGGCGCTGGAGGACGCGTACACGTACGGGCTGCTGCGGGCCGGGGTCGAACCGGCCGTGTAG
- a CDS encoding PucR family transcriptional regulator — protein MKDDYQELVDEISALLGVPATLENRDFGLIAFGAHDSVDDTVMDPVRTRSILTRKSTPAVRAWFEGFGITRATAPVRIPAAPDAGVFRGRICLPVRHRGQVLGYVWLLLDDADPGPAASRLAAAMEVTGRIGDLLADELRSGVDLARELRAVLTAGPGWQRDMAVAALRTALGPGAEGPHVLLCVAPWPGEEPGVRAVPGTAALCTLPYGPDEPAPTDTHTSAPDAPPPPQALALLVRLRSADALTPALTAAARLREGAGPTTGAGAGAPRRGPADLPDAWREAVAAARASVGRPRFGPVAQWTAIGPYRLLTALPRTPDPTVRTLLTPTHTELAHTAEVFLDHAGQAGRTAAALGIHRQTLYYRLSRIEQLTGLDLANGEDRLLLHMALKAARL, from the coding sequence GTGAAGGACGATTACCAGGAACTGGTCGACGAGATCTCGGCGCTGCTCGGCGTCCCGGCGACGCTGGAGAACCGCGACTTCGGGCTGATCGCCTTCGGCGCGCACGACAGCGTGGACGACACGGTGATGGATCCGGTCAGGACGCGGTCGATCCTGACCCGGAAGTCCACCCCGGCGGTCCGCGCCTGGTTCGAGGGCTTCGGCATCACCCGGGCGACCGCGCCGGTCCGGATCCCGGCGGCGCCGGACGCGGGGGTCTTCCGGGGCCGGATCTGTCTGCCGGTCCGTCACCGGGGCCAGGTCCTCGGCTATGTCTGGCTGCTGCTGGACGACGCGGACCCGGGCCCGGCCGCGTCCCGGCTGGCGGCGGCCATGGAGGTGACCGGCCGGATCGGGGATCTGCTCGCCGACGAGCTGCGGTCGGGCGTCGATCTGGCCCGGGAGCTGCGGGCCGTGCTCACCGCCGGTCCCGGCTGGCAGCGGGACATGGCGGTGGCCGCGCTGCGCACGGCGCTCGGCCCGGGGGCGGAGGGGCCGCATGTGCTGCTGTGCGTGGCGCCGTGGCCCGGGGAGGAACCGGGGGTACGGGCGGTCCCGGGCACGGCGGCCCTGTGCACCCTGCCGTACGGACCCGACGAACCGGCCCCCACCGACACCCACACCAGCGCCCCGGACGCACCGCCCCCACCCCAGGCACTGGCCCTGCTCGTACGGCTCCGGTCGGCCGACGCGCTCACCCCCGCCCTGACGGCCGCCGCCCGGCTGCGCGAGGGCGCGGGCCCGACGACCGGAGCGGGCGCGGGCGCCCCGCGCCGGGGCCCCGCCGACCTGCCCGACGCCTGGCGCGAGGCGGTCGCCGCGGCCCGCGCGTCCGTGGGCCGGCCCCGCTTCGGCCCGGTGGCCCAGTGGACGGCCATCGGCCCGTACCGCCTGCTGACCGCCCTCCCCCGCACCCCCGACCCCACCGTCCGCACCCTGCTGACCCCCACCCACACCGAACTGGCCCACACCGCCGAGGTCTTCCTCGACCACGCGGGCCAGGCAGGCCGCACCGCCGCCGCACTCGGCATCCACCGCCAGACGCTCTACTACCGGCTCTCCCGGATCGAACAGCTCACCGGCCTGGACCTGGCCAACGGCGAGGACCGGCTCCTCCTCCACATGGCCCTGAAGGCGGCCCGGCTCTGA
- a CDS encoding branched-chain amino acid aminotransferase, whose product MTTPTTIELKPSASPLSDAEREALLAAPGFGRYFTDHMVTIRWTEGRGWHDAQLVPYGPLSLDPANMTLHYAQEIFEGLKAYRRPDGTVATFRPEANAARFQRSARRMAMPELPAETFIAACDALVQQDKAWVPAHGGEDSLYLRPFMIAAEVGLGVRPANEYLFLVIASPAGAYFPGGVEPVSVWLSENYVRAVPGGIGDAKTGGNYAASLLAQAEAAAEGCAQVAYLDAVEHRWVEELGGMNLYFVYGDRIVTPELTGSLLAGITRDSLLTLAGDLGYTSVEGRISKEQWRRDAENGTLTEVFACGTAAVITPVGVVKTANGQWTQSGGEPGEVTLRLRAALLDIQTGKGADAHGWMHELG is encoded by the coding sequence ATGACCACGCCAACCACGATCGAACTCAAGCCCTCCGCCAGCCCGCTGTCCGACGCGGAGCGCGAGGCGCTCCTCGCCGCCCCCGGGTTCGGCCGGTACTTCACCGACCACATGGTGACGATCAGGTGGACGGAGGGGCGCGGCTGGCACGACGCCCAGCTCGTCCCGTACGGCCCGCTCTCGCTGGACCCGGCCAATATGACCCTGCACTACGCGCAGGAGATCTTCGAGGGGCTCAAGGCGTACCGCCGCCCCGACGGTACGGTCGCCACCTTCCGCCCGGAGGCCAACGCGGCCCGCTTCCAGCGCTCCGCCCGCCGGATGGCGATGCCGGAGCTGCCCGCCGAGACCTTCATCGCCGCGTGCGACGCGCTCGTCCAGCAGGACAAGGCGTGGGTCCCGGCGCACGGCGGGGAGGACTCCCTCTACCTGCGCCCCTTCATGATCGCGGCCGAGGTCGGCCTCGGCGTCCGGCCCGCCAACGAGTACCTGTTCCTCGTCATCGCCTCGCCCGCCGGCGCGTACTTCCCCGGCGGCGTCGAGCCGGTCTCCGTCTGGCTCTCGGAGAACTACGTCCGCGCGGTCCCGGGCGGCATCGGTGACGCCAAGACCGGCGGCAACTACGCGGCCTCCCTGCTCGCCCAGGCCGAGGCGGCGGCGGAGGGCTGCGCCCAGGTCGCGTACCTGGACGCGGTGGAGCACCGCTGGGTCGAGGAACTCGGCGGGATGAACCTGTACTTCGTGTACGGCGACCGCATCGTCACCCCCGAGCTGACCGGCTCCCTGCTGGCCGGCATCACCCGTGACTCGCTGCTCACCCTCGCCGGTGACCTCGGCTACACCTCCGTGGAGGGCCGGATCTCCAAGGAGCAGTGGCGCCGCGACGCGGAGAACGGCACGCTCACCGAGGTCTTCGCCTGCGGTACGGCCGCGGTGATCACCCCCGTCGGCGTCGTCAAAACCGCGAACGGGCAGTGGACCCAGTCGGGCGGCGAGCCCGGCGAGGTCACGCTGCGGCTGCGCGCGGCGCTGCTCGACATCCAGACCGGCAAGGGCGCGGACGCGCACGGCTGGATGCACGAGCTGGGCTGA
- a CDS encoding YceI family protein: MALFGRKNSATGTATAVREVDPALAALTGDYAIDPSHSTISFTVRHAMVTNVRGTFAEHEGSLSLDGSAPANSSATIDVSIASVDTGVADRDAHLRSADFFDADTFPRMTFRSTSVEQLDAETYRLVGDLTIKDVTKPLTIDLEFHGSATDVYGNERVGFEGSASILRSDWGLTWNAALETGGVMVSDKVKLNFDISAIKKGPEAV, translated from the coding sequence ATGGCTCTCTTCGGCCGCAAGAACAGCGCCACCGGCACCGCCACCGCCGTCCGCGAGGTGGACCCGGCACTGGCCGCCCTCACCGGCGACTACGCCATCGACCCCTCCCACAGCACGATCAGCTTCACCGTCCGGCACGCGATGGTCACCAATGTCCGGGGCACGTTCGCCGAGCACGAGGGCTCCCTGAGCCTCGACGGCTCGGCCCCCGCGAACTCCTCGGCCACCATCGACGTCTCCATCGCCAGCGTCGACACCGGTGTCGCGGACCGCGACGCCCACCTGCGCAGCGCCGACTTCTTCGACGCCGACACCTTCCCCCGGATGACCTTCCGCTCCACCTCCGTCGAGCAGCTCGACGCGGAGACGTACCGCCTCGTCGGCGACCTCACGATCAAGGACGTCACCAAGCCGCTCACGATCGACCTGGAGTTCCACGGCTCCGCCACCGACGTCTACGGCAACGAGCGCGTCGGCTTCGAGGGCAGCGCCTCGATCCTGCGCTCCGACTGGGGCCTGACCTGGAACGCCGCGCTGGAGACCGGTGGCGTGATGGTCAGCGACAAGGTCAAGCTGAACTTCGACATCTCCGCGATCAAGAAGGGCCCCGAGGCCGTCTGA
- a CDS encoding purple acid phosphatase family protein has product MESPTPRVGIPDSLAARMTMPEQHAYLRARIGRRDVLRAGTLAAGTVAGAGLLGSSAATAATAAPAGRATSARTPGAPGFLPSSAASRVDGALVAPFGRHLAFGADPKTRMTVSWQVPLPVRNPYVRIGTEPWELSRKIRAEVRPLRTPALSAKLPAVDQYYLHASLERLRPGTTYYYGVGHDGFDPADAARIGTVGSFRTAPARPETFVFTAFGDQGVSYDALANDQVILGQNPAFHLHAGDICYADANGQGLPSDVYDARVWDQFLAQTESVAARVPWMVTTGNHDMEAWYSPHGYGGQNARWTLPDGGLDPVGSPGVYSFTYGNVGVVALDANDVSYEIRANTGYTDGAQTRWLDRRLAALRADRDIDFIVVFFHHCAFSTTNAHASDGGVRDAWVPLFDKHRVDLVVNGHNHVYERTDALRAGRVGRPVPVGAAVSSVRDGVVYVTAGGAGKALYDFPVPDSYEGRVADLESVPSYHWEAGGAKAAESVEWSRVRYTGFSFLAVEVTTGHRPELRVSALAETGRRIDRFTVTR; this is encoded by the coding sequence ATGGAATCTCCCACTCCCCGAGTCGGGATCCCCGACTCCCTCGCCGCCCGTATGACCATGCCCGAGCAGCACGCGTACCTGCGGGCCCGGATCGGACGGCGCGATGTGCTGCGCGCCGGGACGCTGGCCGCCGGGACGGTGGCGGGCGCCGGCCTGCTCGGCTCCAGCGCCGCGACAGCCGCGACAGCCGCCCCCGCCGGCCGTGCGACAAGTGCCCGGACGCCCGGCGCCCCCGGCTTCCTGCCGTCGTCGGCCGCCTCGCGGGTGGACGGCGCGCTGGTCGCGCCCTTCGGCCGGCATCTGGCGTTCGGCGCCGACCCGAAGACCCGGATGACGGTCTCGTGGCAGGTACCGCTGCCCGTGCGGAACCCGTACGTCCGCATCGGCACGGAGCCGTGGGAGCTGAGCCGGAAGATCCGGGCGGAGGTGCGCCCGCTGCGCACGCCCGCGCTGTCGGCGAAGCTGCCCGCCGTGGACCAGTACTACCTGCACGCCTCCCTGGAGCGGCTGCGCCCCGGCACCACGTACTACTACGGCGTGGGCCACGACGGCTTCGACCCGGCGGACGCCGCCAGGATCGGGACCGTCGGCAGCTTCCGGACGGCGCCGGCCCGCCCCGAGACGTTCGTCTTCACCGCCTTCGGGGACCAGGGGGTGTCGTACGACGCCCTCGCCAACGACCAGGTGATCCTGGGCCAGAACCCGGCCTTCCATCTGCACGCGGGCGATATCTGCTACGCGGACGCCAACGGCCAGGGGCTGCCGTCCGATGTCTACGACGCGCGCGTGTGGGACCAGTTCCTGGCGCAGACCGAGTCGGTGGCCGCGCGGGTGCCGTGGATGGTGACCACCGGGAACCACGACATGGAGGCGTGGTACTCCCCCCACGGCTACGGCGGGCAGAACGCGCGCTGGACGCTGCCGGACGGCGGGCTCGACCCGGTGGGGTCGCCGGGCGTGTACTCGTTCACGTACGGCAATGTGGGGGTGGTGGCGCTGGACGCCAACGATGTCTCGTACGAGATCCGCGCCAACACTGGCTACACGGACGGCGCCCAGACGCGCTGGCTGGACCGGCGGCTGGCCGCGCTCCGCGCCGACCGGGACATCGACTTCATCGTGGTCTTCTTCCACCACTGCGCCTTCTCGACGACGAACGCCCACGCGTCGGACGGCGGGGTGCGCGACGCGTGGGTGCCGCTCTTCGACAAGCACCGGGTGGATCTGGTCGTCAACGGCCACAACCATGTGTACGAGCGGACGGACGCGCTGCGCGCCGGCCGCGTCGGGCGGCCGGTGCCGGTCGGCGCGGCCGTCAGCTCCGTACGGGACGGCGTCGTGTACGTGACGGCGGGCGGCGCGGGCAAGGCGCTGTACGACTTCCCCGTGCCGGACAGCTACGAGGGCCGGGTCGCCGACCTGGAGAGTGTGCCGTCGTACCACTGGGAGGCGGGCGGCGCGAAGGCGGCGGAGAGCGTGGAGTGGTCGCGCGTGCGCTACACCGGGTTCTCGTTCCTCGCGGTCGAGGTGACGACGGGGCACCGCCCGGAGCTGCGGGTGTCGGCGCTCGCGGAGACGGGCCGGCGGATCGACCGCTTCACCGTCACCCGCTGA
- a CDS encoding 3-isopropylmalate dehydrogenase: MSRSIDLAVIPGDGIGREVVAQGLKVLSAVLPQDVKLETKEYDLGASRWHRTGETLPDTELESLKGHDAILLGAIGDPSVPSGVLERGLLLKLRFAFDHYVNLRPSKLLPNTETPLAGRPDIDFVVVREGTEGPYTGNGGSLRTGTPAEVATEVSINTAYGVERLVRDAYERANARPRKKLTLVHKNNVLVYAGHLWKNIFDRVGQEYPEVTTDYLHVDAATIFFVTQPERFDVIVTDNLFGDILTDLAAAVTGGIGLAASANINPDRTFPSMFEPVHGSAPDIAGQGKADPTATVLSVALLLRHLGLDAEAARIEEAVAADLAERDSAAAAARTTDQIGDALAVRVAS; the protein is encoded by the coding sequence ATGTCTCGCAGCATTGATCTCGCAGTGATCCCCGGTGACGGTATCGGCCGGGAAGTCGTGGCCCAGGGCCTCAAAGTCCTGAGCGCCGTGCTTCCGCAGGACGTGAAGCTGGAGACCAAGGAGTACGACCTCGGCGCGAGCCGCTGGCACCGTACCGGAGAGACCCTCCCGGACACGGAGCTGGAGTCCCTCAAGGGCCATGACGCGATCCTGCTCGGCGCGATCGGTGACCCGTCCGTGCCGTCCGGCGTGCTGGAGCGCGGGCTGCTCCTCAAGCTGCGCTTCGCCTTCGACCACTACGTGAACCTGCGTCCGTCGAAGCTCCTCCCCAACACGGAGACCCCGCTGGCCGGCCGCCCCGACATCGACTTCGTCGTCGTCCGCGAGGGCACCGAGGGCCCGTACACCGGCAACGGCGGCTCCCTGCGCACGGGTACGCCCGCCGAGGTGGCCACCGAGGTCAGCATCAATACGGCGTACGGTGTGGAGCGCCTCGTCCGCGACGCGTACGAGCGGGCCAACGCCCGTCCGCGCAAGAAGCTGACGCTGGTCCACAAGAACAACGTCCTCGTCTACGCGGGCCACCTGTGGAAGAACATCTTCGACCGGGTCGGCCAGGAGTACCCCGAGGTCACCACCGACTATCTGCATGTCGACGCCGCGACGATCTTCTTCGTCACCCAGCCCGAGCGCTTCGACGTGATCGTCACCGACAACCTCTTCGGTGACATCCTCACCGACCTGGCCGCCGCCGTGACCGGCGGTATCGGCCTGGCCGCGTCCGCGAACATCAATCCGGACCGTACCTTCCCGTCGATGTTCGAGCCCGTCCACGGCTCGGCCCCGGACATCGCGGGCCAGGGCAAGGCCGACCCCACGGCCACCGTCCTCTCCGTCGCCCTGCTGCTGCGGCACCTCGGTCTCGACGCCGAGGCCGCCCGGATCGAGGAGGCCGTCGCGGCCGACCTCGCCGAGCGGGACAGCGCGGCGGCCGCCGCCCGTACCACGGACCAGATCGGCGACGCGCTCGCGGTACGCGTAGCGAGCTGA